The Acidimicrobiales bacterium region GTCCATCAGCCGTTCGCGGTCCTTGCGGATGGCGGCGGAACCGTCATGTCGGAGACCGAGACCGAGGTCGAGGTTCTCTCGGACCGAGAGGTTCTGAAAGATGCCCCGGCCCTCGGGCAGATGCCCGAGTCCCCTCGTCGCACGCTTCTCGATGGACATCCCTCCGAGATCCTGTCCATCGAGGCGCGCTGTGCCGGACCAGGTTGGAAGAACACCCGAGACGGTACGCAGGAACGTCGTCTTGCCGGCACCGTTCGCTCCGAGGACCGAGACGATCTCGCCCTCCTCGACCTTCAGCGAGATGCCGTGGAGCACCTCGAGTTGGCCGTAGCCACTGACCAGTTCGTCCACCTCGAGCAGCGCCATCAGTGGTCCCCTCCGTCGTCAGCGAGTAGGTCGACCATCTCGCTGTTGTCGAAACCGGGGCCGAGATAGGCCTCG contains the following coding sequences:
- a CDS encoding ABC transporter ATP-binding protein; its protein translation is MALLEVDELVSGYGQLEVLHGISLKVEEGEIVSVLGANGAGKTTFLRTVSGVLPTWSGTARLDGQDLGGMSIEKRATRGLGHLPEGRGIFQNLSVRENLDLGLGLRHDGSAAIRKDRERLMDLLPALAEKIGDAASSLSGGQQQMLALARAIITRPKLLMIDELSFGLAPNLVDQLFELVLEMRDEGNTFLLVEQNAGVLEISDRTYVLKVGRNDISGPSAELKKSHDLVRSYLGH